The genomic interval atgtaaaatagcTCCGACTTATTGTCGTCTCTGGATTGATGGAAGGTGTCGGAGGAGTGTCGTGTCCGTAAGGTGAAGTGTGTGGAGTCGTGGCGGTGTGGACTCAGGACGATGACCGTGACCTCGGGACAGAGGGTGGACATCGACTGTCTGGGAGAAGTCATGGAGGCGATGGGGAGGTTCTCCTGGAGGTAAAGATGGACGACTCCTCCTACAAAACTAGATACAAAGTGCAGATCAAAACTAGAAGTgtaaaagtgaaatgttttctctcatctcagggtGTCATGGCGTTACGCCCGAGGAGTAATCAGCTCTGACGACTCTCTGTTCACGCGCTGGGATGCTCCTCTGCTGGGCCGAGTGGTTCTGGACCCGGTCAGGGAGGAGGACGCAGGTAAACACACCTGTATGCgcgcacacagactcacacaaactTTCTGGACATGGGTTAGATTCCAACCTCCATTTCCTGGTGATTCAGCTAaagtcttattttatttttcattttgaagttaaacgtgagaagaagaaaagttaaGTTGAACATGACGTGTCGCAGTTGTCCTGATGGACTGTAGTGCTGCTACACTTCCAGTCTCATCATGTTCCTCTCGGGAGCTGATGGATCTCTTgtgacatctagtggtgtgATTGGGTGTAACCGGCTCTGGTCCGGTTTTCAGGCCATGTGTAACCCTACCAGGTCTTGTGAATTTGACAACAGAAGAGGCCGATCTAAAAGGAAATATCTGTTACATACAGATGAGTTTGACTCTCAAAAGGAGAttataaataaagtaatttgATAATTTTGGTCTAATGTGTTTCattcaaagtgttttaatgtttaatcttTTAGACAAGGTAACAAACATCTCAGTTATCAATAGAAACTAATTAATTAACTGATCTTGTCATTTGTAGGTACTTATCGCTGTGATGTGCAGGACGCCTCCTTCCGGAGAGTGAAACAGGTTTACTGGGGGATCCGGGTTTTGCCCACTGAGATTCTCAATCTGGACTACGAAACCTCTCTGGCCCAGTGGAACTCAGCTGGAAACCAGCAGAACCACACTGTGCCAGACATCCATGAGACCGTGGCGGCTCTTGTTCACGCGGTACGGTTTGGGTTCAGAAGTGATGGGTTGTGCATATTATGAAACAAATCTGTGAATTCAATTAAATTCactaaatgtacattttactgGTAATGCAAACATAATAAGTCATGTCCTGAGCAGTGTTTCTGTTCTCTCTGGACTCACAGGTTCTGATGGGCTCGATCATCGGAGGCGTCGTGACTTTTCTGATCCTGCTGAGCCTCATCCTGCTGATGAAGAGACTTCGTGGTTGTTAGAGATGTTAGAGATTAAAGAAAGACAGCGACATTATTAACATGTCATCCTTGGTTTTATAGGAGCAATATTAAAGAAATGGCCACCGTTGAATTCATACCTTAAAAATATAAGGTTAGctacttagctcagttagctgtgcagctagtgggAGCTTGTAACAGCTGGATGggctagcctgttagcatgctaaacatgtATTTAACTGTTGGTCATTATagttcagtttttaatgt from Sparus aurata chromosome 7, fSpaAur1.1, whole genome shotgun sequence carries:
- the tmem81 gene encoding transmembrane protein 81; its protein translation is MQSVTARLHLLLLLLHPLTSADPEEEDKVPVEVIVGGSPCSVTCGLGVKTQTLCVVKDGKTAMEEDVKSKAGAEVSEECRVRKVKCVESWRCGLRTMTVTSGQRVDIDCLGEVMEAMGRFSWRVSWRYARGVISSDDSLFTRWDAPLLGRVVLDPVREEDAGTYRCDVQDASFRRVKQVYWGIRVLPTEILNLDYETSLAQWNSAGNQQNHTVPDIHETVAALVHAVLMGSIIGGVVTFLILLSLILLMKRLRGC